TCAAAAGAAGTCTTAAAGTTTCACGTCATAACACGAGAGCCAATCAGCCATTGGAAATGCGTGATTCGGCTTTTGGCTTTCCCTTACCTCCTGTCTCAAAGTCTACGCTTGTCATGTTGGATTACAGGTTCCCGATCCACGTCGAAAGAGCAGTTTACAGACTTTCCCATCTGAAACTTGCCGACCCAAAGCGGCCACTTTACCAGCAGGTGTTGCTCAGTAACTTCATGTATTCATATCTTAATCTGGTGAATCACACATTGTATCttcagcagcaacaacaagaGCAGATGTTCCAACAGCAGCAAAGAGAAATTGGGGCTAATGATGACGACTATGCTCTTTCTGGAAATGAACAGCAACAAATAATGCCGAATGAGACAGTTATTTCGGAATCACAGGATGGTATGGTTGCTGGTAGCTATGGAGTGGCTGTACAGCGGGCGGACAGTCATTACTGAACATTAAattaatctttttcattttctcttttatgACAGTTAACGATATAAGGATCCAAATAATATGCGATATAGAGTTGTTTTACTGATGTATATAATCGAGTAAGCGCATGCCATAAGATGAATTCATTGAGATGAAATGGGCATGGTAAGACTATTGAACCTTGTCCGAAAGAACCAAACACCAAAGGCTAGTAAAAGCCAGTACATAAATTTATAAGCCATATTTTCTGTTCTGGGATTTAAGGAAGGAACCCCCATAAAGTTGCAGAATGAATGTGCTGCAATACAGCACCATATCGATTCACTGTTGAAAAACACAAGATTTGTTAAGACGCCAAAAAGCGTTGTGTATAACAGTTGAAACGTAACTGTAAAAATTATAGCAGACTTGGGATAGCCTTCTTTGCAAAGTTCGAATGCGTGATGCAAGTGTGCCGTgccaaaaagaaatggTGTCCAAATAATAACATTCTCCTTCATTCCAGAatgattttcaaaaaaggGCTGAAATATACCTGCGGCGATACCAGTGTAGGTGATCTCTTCTGTACCTGGAGCAACCAAATAATCTCGCATCTGAAGTTCTGTTTCAGTTGCTTTTCCCTGCACTGTATTTACGTTAGTTTTACCACTTGTGTCATCGTTTAGGTGATTAAGATTTTTAATCTCGCGTGTTTCATCCCTGCTATACCTGTGAAGTTCTTTTAACCTATTCATCTCCTGATAATCTTcaactatttttttcataattGGTCCGATAAATAAGCCTGCAAATAAGATTATAGTTCTCGCCACATCTACTATAGTAAGCCAATTAATTCCAAGAccaaaataattgaaagcCTGGCCGATGCTCTCGCTCGATCCAATTGCATATGTCATGATAAAAGCAGCCAATATCACATTTGCTAAGGTAGAAATTAGTGCCCTATGAATACGTGACCTTACAACTATGTGGTCATCCCTATTACCTTCTggaggatgaaaaagatggaGAACAGCAACGTAACCCAGTGTTGCCGCCAGCACATATACCAAGCTTGCTAAAATTGCACCCATATTAAGTGCTATTAGTCAAAGTAATGTAGTATACATTGCCCAATACGAAGTCTAATGTAATATTAATTGATCATGTTAGGAAAACTTTGGATATATTTCATATCTCGTTCTTCTCTAGGACCCTTCCTAGGAATtattcaacaaaaaattagaaatttttcagattAGTAGATGATGCCGTATTGGGGTATTACAATAcgcaggaaaaaaaaattactcAGAACAAGCGataatattatcattaatAAATTTGCATTAATAAATAGAATCTAGTTGTGTATTTGATCACTTCCTGGAAATTGTGCCTCTAAGATACCACAATGAAATAAGAGTCATAAATCCAAGTGCACCACAGCCCAAAGCAAACGGGGTCATCATTAATTCGGATTCTGGTTCTGGCTTTAAGCCAGGTGTTGCAGTTTTTGGATCTGCAGCTGCCTGCACTAATTGTCCCAGAAGCTCGCctaatgatgatgaccATCCTGATGAAATATGCATCGGGGGCCCGAGGTAAAGAGACCTCGTGTATGGTTCAGGTTGCAAATCGGCCCTTTGCTGTTGACGATCAAGATCTGCTTTTAAAGCCACATATACTGCAGGAATATGATCCAGTTCGGGATATTTCGACCTTAAATCAATCAAATATTGGAATGACTCGGGATCGGATGAATCATATGCAAAACAGATCACATCGCATGATTCCagttttgttttattttctaatATGGCGCCCTCTAGTTCTCCCAGTTCTTGAATTATCAAATAGCACTGCTTGCCACCTTTAAGTTCGACATTATTGACTACCAATCTTGGCTGAATTGTCGGTGAATATGCACTGCTATATTGTCTTCCCAAGAATGATATTAGTAATGATGTTTTCCCGCATCCTCTTGCTCCTATTATGAAACAGTTGAAGACTGTTCTGTCACCAACAGTAGAACGATATGTTTTTCCGtatctttttctgcttttacGCTGTTTTGTTACATGTAGTGCGGTCGTCGTTGGCTCCTCTCCATTCCGACGACCAGAACTTTCAACTCTGTCACTATATCCAAAATATCCAAGATATTCCAACGTAGTCTTATAGTCGAGAAATGTACACATGGACCATTGGGCAAGCCATCCTTGTAAAGTGATATCTCCTTGTTCGTTGCACACCACACTTTTCGGAAAATTGCATTCTTTCCATGATCTTGGAATTCCAGGTGTTGGATAGAATAATTTCGTAAGCTCTTGCTCATTAAGTCCGCCGTCGTTGTCTTTGTcaaagagtaaaaaaagatcaacaaGAAACTGATATCCTTTTGGAGAAAGCTCGACACTAGAGTTCTGACCAACCTCCATTTTTGGATGTAAACATTTATCATCAACGGAAAGAGAGTCGGTATAGTGATAAGCCCTCAATATTCCCCATATTGTTTCGTGCCGCCCTATCTCAACATATAGTTTGTTTAAAGCTAGGAAGCCTTCTTCCGTAATTCCATTCTGTCCAGCAGATCCAGGAATCGATGTATTTAAGGTTGATTTAATCAAATGTAGTTCATTAATGTCCATTGTTTTGTGAAAGCACTTCTCTTGtaattcaagaaattctttatcattcaaaaattcatcCTGGTCCTTATCgcacaaataaaatattctttttaagGCAGTCACCGCCAAAGTTTTTAAGTTACTGTCCTTGTAATCATATAATGGAGCAATCGGATATGTAACAGCTCGCTGACACAAGTAAAATGCTTGTATAACATTATAATTCTCTTTGGCACTGCATCTTATGCAAGCCTCTATTTCCTTAAACTCCCGCAACAAGGGAATAAATTCTTCGTTGATAACAGTCTCTTCTTTGATGGATTTATCAATGTCAACCTTATTATTGCATAGGACTATAGGTAAGTTCACACCAAGCGATCTAAAAGTTGGTATCCAATAAAGAGATATCCTTTCATAAGTGTAATGATCGGAATAAACAAGCCAGATCACGTCAGCTTGTCTGACCTCATACTGAAGAGTATATGTGTCCGATGATGATGTGTCCACCACTATAGTTGAGTTTGGGGAATGTGAAGAATTAGAAAAATCCCTTGGTATTATCAATTCAGGAATAACATGCTGAATGTTCGGAAC
This region of Brettanomyces bruxellensis chromosome 4, complete sequence genomic DNA includes:
- a CDS encoding uncharacterized protein (MEROPS:MER0004244~BUSCO:EOG09263IMF) yields the protein MGAILASLVYVLAATLGYVAVLHLFHPPEGNRDDHIVVRSRIHRALISTLANVILAAFIMTYAIGSSESIGQAFNYFGLGINWLTIVDVARTIILFAGLFIGPIMKKIVEDYQEMNRLKELHRYSRDETREIKNLNHLNDDTSGKTNVNTVQGKATETELQMRDYLVAPGTEEITYTGIAAGIFQPFFENHSGMKENVIIWTPFLFGTAHLHHAFELCKEGYPKSAIIFTVTFQLLYTTLFGVLTNLVFFNSESIWCCIAAHSFCNFMGVPSLNPRTENMAYKFMYWLLLAFGVWFFRTRFNSLTMPISSQ
- a CDS encoding uncharacterized protein (BUSCO:EOG0926133I) is translated as MDSIRVIVCGDEGVGKSSLIASLVKEKYVPNIQHVIPELIIPRDFSNSSHSPNSTIVVDTSSSDTYTLQYEVRQADVIWLVYSDHYTYERISLYWIPTFRSLGVNLPIVLCNNKVDIDKSIKEETVINEEFIPLLREFKEIEACIRCSAKENYNVIQAFYLCQRAVTYPIAPLYDYKDSNLKTLAVTALKRIFYLCDKDQDEFLNDKEFLELQEKCFHKTMDINELHLIKSTLNTSIPGSAGQNGITEEGFLALNKLYVEIGRHETIWGILRAYHYTDSLSVDDKCLHPKMEVGQNSSVELSPKGYQFLVDLFLLFDKDNDGGLNEQELTKLFYPTPGIPRSWKECNFPKSVVCNEQGDITLQGWLAQWSMCTFLDYKTTLEYLGYFGYSDRVESSGRRNGEEPTTTALHVTKQRKSRKRYGKTYRSTVGDRTVFNCFIIGARGCGKTSLLISFLGRQYSSAYSPTIQPRLVVNNVELKGGKQCYLIIQELGELEGAILENKTKLESCDVICFAYDSSDPESFQYLIDLRSKYPELDHIPAVYVALKADLDRQQQRADLQPEPYTRSLYLGPPMHISSGWSSSLGELLGQLVQAAADPKTATPGLKPEPESELMMTPFALGCGALGFMTLISLWYLRGTISRK